The bacterium genome segment GCAATAGCTCCAACTCTATCTTTTGTTATAACCTTTAACTCACTCCTTTTTTCTACTTTCTCCATAATTCCCCCTTTCAATTGTTTTTATTTTACCCTTTCTGCTATATACTATACAATAGACATAGAAAACACTGCTCACTTTATAAAAATAGTGAGAGGAGGATATATGTACTGCAGAAATTGTGGTAAGGAAGTGGATAACAAAGCATCTGTCTGTATTGGTTGTGGAGTGGTACCGAAAAGTGGAAATAGATATTGCCAGAACTGCGGTGCACCTACTGATGTGAATGCAGAGATATGTATAAAATGTGGGGCGAGATTAACATCATCTGAAGGGAAGGACTGGACAATTACACTTATACTCTCAATACTTGTAGGACAGTTTGGGATAGATAGATTTTATACTGGATACACCGGACTTGGTGTTCTAAAACTGCTTACAGCAGGTGGCTGTGGTATCTGGTGGCTCATAGATGTTATTCTTATTGCCACAGGGAAATATAGGGATAGTGATGGTAACCTGCTTGTAAAGAAATAAAGGATGAAAAAAGAAGTAAAGATGTTTATTAAAATGGTTGTTTTATATATTCTTCTTCCTTTTTTATTATTTCTTATTCACCCATCTTACCTTAATAATCTTCCTTCTATCTGCATTTACAAAAACTTTTTTGGTATAGAATGCCCTGGATGTGGAATAACCAGAGCAGTTTTATATCTTCTCCATTTCCGTTTCACCGAAGCCCTTGCCTGCAACAAACTTATAATTCTAGTTTTCCCTCTTCTTATCTTTATATTCATTAGAAATCTTATTGCAGACACAAAGCATTATCGCAGTAATAGATGACTTGCAAATAAGAACAAATTGCCTTACAATGTTATATTGTGAGGAGGGTTGCAATGGAAAGAAAAATAGCATGGGAAACATGGGATGAAAAAACGAAAAAACAGGCAATAGATTTCTGTGAGGGATATAAAGAATTTCTTTCTGAAAACAAGACAGAAAGGAAATTTGTAAAGGGTTCTCTTGATAAGGGAAGACAATATGATGTCAAATTGCTTGATAGATATAAAAAGATTAAAACAGGAGATGTTTTTTATAAAATTAATAAAGAAAAAGTGTTAGTGATGGGAAGATTGGGCAAGAGACCTCTTACAGATGGTTGCAGGTTTATTGTTTCTCATATAGATACTCCACGTCTTGACCTAAAAACAACCCCTCTATACGAGGATGAAAATATATGCCTCCTTAAAACATACTATTATGGAGGAATTAAAAAGTACCAGTGGCTTACTATACCTCTTGCAATGCATGGTACAGTTGTATTAAAAGATGGGACAAAAAAAGAGATCGTAATAGGAGAAAAAGATACTGACCCTGTATTTAATATAACGGACCTGCTACCACATCTGGGGAAGGACCAGGCAAAAAAGACCATAGAAGACGGTTTTCCTGGTGAAAATCTCAATGTATTTGTAGGCAGTATTCCATTGAAAGAGAAGGATAAAGAAAAGGTCAAAGGTAATATCCTTAAAATTTTGAAAGACACCTACGGGATAGATGAAGATGACTTTATCAGTAGCGAGTTCCAGTTTGTTCCCGCTGGTAGAATGAGAGATGCAGGGCTTGATAAAAGTATGCTTTTAGGATACGGACAGGATGACAGGGTATGCGCCTATACAAGTATGTTGGCGTTTCTTGATGTTGAAAAACCGGATTACTCAATCTTCTGTGTTATGGTGGACCAGGAAGAAATTGGAAGTAGAGGTGCTACTTCTGCACAGTCGGAATTTTTAAAGTATGTCTTAGAGGATATTATTGAAAAAACAGGAGGTAGTACTTCTGATTTCCGTAAAGTTATTCAAAACTCAAAAGCAATATCTGCAGATGTGGATACAGCTCTTGACCCCAACTATAAAGAGGTCTATGACCCTCGTAATACAGCAAGGTTAGGATGTGGAGTTGTGCTCACCCGAATTACAGGAGGTAGAGGGAAAGGACACAGTATAGAACCATCTGCTGAATATCTTGCCTATATTAGAGATGTTTTTGATAGAAACAGTGTTTTATGGCAGCCAGGAGAGATAGGGAAGATAGAACAAGGAGGAGGCGGAACAATAGCAACATATATAGCAAGATATAATATTGACACAGTAGATTGTGGAACAGGTGTTCTTTCCATGCATGCCCCTTATGAATTAACCAGTAAGGCAGATGTGTATTCCACCTATCTTGCATATAAAAGTTTTTATTCATCTGAGAAATAATGGAAGAGAAATATAAAAATCCTATCCCTACGGTTGATATTATCATAGAATTAGATGGTGGTATTGTATTGATAAAAAGGAAGAACTATCCTTATGGATGGGCATTACCGGGTGGTTTTGTGGAGTATGGAGAGACACTTGAAAATGCAGTGTTAAGAGAAGCGAAGGAAGAGACAGGACTGAATATAGTTGATTTGAAACAGTTTCATACTTATTCGGCACCGGATAGAGACCCGAGACACCATACAATCTCCACAGTTTTTATCGGAAAGGGGAGGGGAATTTTGAAAGGGGATGATGATGCAGAAGATGCAAAAATTTTTACAGAGGAAAATCTTCCTGAAGAGATTGTTTTTGACCATAGAAAGATACTTAATGACTATTTTGAATATAAAAAGAAGTTATGAACTTATGGAGTTAAGAACTTATGAATAAAAATATATTAAGCGGAATGAGACCTACAGGACCTTTACACATAGGACATCTTTTTGGCGCACTGAAAAATTGGAAAAAATTTCAGAATGATGGGTATAACTGTTTTTATATGATAGCGGACTATCACGCATTGAGTACTGAATATGCTTCAACCAGTGAGATAAAGCAGTTTGTAGAAGAAGTGGCTATGGACTTTATAGCATGTGGACTTGACCCTCATAAATCCACTATATTTGTTCAGTCAATGGTCCCAGAACATACAGAACTACATCTTATATTTTCAATGATAGTCCCTACATCATGGCTGGAAAGAAACCCTGTATACAAGGAACAAAAGAAACAACTTATATCAAAAGACCTTAATACATATGGTTTTCTGGGTTATCCTGTTTTGCAGGCAGCAGATATATTGATATACAAAGCAAGGTATGTTCCCATCGGTATGGACCAACTGCCACATCTTGAATTAACAAGGGAAATTGCACAGAGATTTAATTATCTTTATGGTGAAACTTTTCCTCTCCCTGAGGCACTTTTAACAGAAACCCCAAAGATACCGGGAACTGATAATAGAAAGATGAGTAAGTCATATAATAATTGCATATATCTTAAAGATACCTCTGAGGTGATAAAAGACAAAATCAGTAAGATGTTCACTGACCCTAAACGGATATACAGGAAAGACCCGGGGCATCCCAGAACCTGTCCTGCCTTT includes the following:
- a CDS encoding aminopeptidase, which encodes MERKIAWETWDEKTKKQAIDFCEGYKEFLSENKTERKFVKGSLDKGRQYDVKLLDRYKKIKTGDVFYKINKEKVLVMGRLGKRPLTDGCRFIVSHIDTPRLDLKTTPLYEDENICLLKTYYYGGIKKYQWLTIPLAMHGTVVLKDGTKKEIVIGEKDTDPVFNITDLLPHLGKDQAKKTIEDGFPGENLNVFVGSIPLKEKDKEKVKGNILKILKDTYGIDEDDFISSEFQFVPAGRMRDAGLDKSMLLGYGQDDRVCAYTSMLAFLDVEKPDYSIFCVMVDQEEIGSRGATSAQSEFLKYVLEDIIEKTGGSTSDFRKVIQNSKAISADVDTALDPNYKEVYDPRNTARLGCGVVLTRITGGRGKGHSIEPSAEYLAYIRDVFDRNSVLWQPGEIGKIEQGGGGTIATYIARYNIDTVDCGTGVLSMHAPYELTSKADVYSTYLAYKSFYSSEK
- a CDS encoding NUDIX hydrolase, giving the protein MEEKYKNPIPTVDIIIELDGGIVLIKRKNYPYGWALPGGFVEYGETLENAVLREAKEETGLNIVDLKQFHTYSAPDRDPRHHTISTVFIGKGRGILKGDDDAEDAKIFTEENLPEEIVFDHRKILNDYFEYKKKL
- the trpS gene encoding tryptophan--tRNA ligase, giving the protein MNKNILSGMRPTGPLHIGHLFGALKNWKKFQNDGYNCFYMIADYHALSTEYASTSEIKQFVEEVAMDFIACGLDPHKSTIFVQSMVPEHTELHLIFSMIVPTSWLERNPVYKEQKKQLISKDLNTYGFLGYPVLQAADILIYKARYVPIGMDQLPHLELTREIAQRFNYLYGETFPLPEALLTETPKIPGTDNRKMSKSYNNCIYLKDTSEVIKDKISKMFTDPKRIYRKDPGHPRTCPAFTYHKLFNTDVRVGEIEKECKGAIIGCIDCKKELGIATVEYLKEIQDRRRTLEKDRKKLWNILKKGAEEAHKVANETMDEVRTRTGLKYE
- a CDS encoding TM2 domain-containing protein, yielding MYCRNCGKEVDNKASVCIGCGVVPKSGNRYCQNCGAPTDVNAEICIKCGARLTSSEGKDWTITLILSILVGQFGIDRFYTGYTGLGVLKLLTAGGCGIWWLIDVILIATGKYRDSDGNLLVKK